AGGCCATCACTCAGGCTATTACTTGGGCGCACGGCTGTGGTGCGCTTGCTACGACGCAGAAAGGGGCGATGACGGCACTGCCCAATCAAGCGGCGCTTATGGCCTTTCTTGCTTGATGGTACGAGAGAATTTGTTGTGGGCGAGCCTAGAGCTCGCCTTTTTTCTGTTGTCGTTTTTTTTGTCTGCCTAGATCACAAAACCAATTCAGATCGTGAATCAGATTAAAGTTTTCTATTTTATTTCGGGATCGTTCCCTGATATTGCAGTATAGTCTAGCTACACAAGATAACGCCGGCATGCTTGCTAGCTACTTAGGTTGGCCGTGATGTTGAAAAGAGCACACAACAGCGTGTTAGCGAAAGATACTGCAACTTGTCATATTGCGAATTGGTTTATCGGGGAGCGTTTGCCACTTTTCCCACGCGTAAACTGCCAGCTTGCCTAGTTGCGTTCAACTCAATAGCCAGCTAGTCTTTAGAGTAAATCTCTAATAAGGCTAGGATATGGCAGAAGAATTGATGCAAGGTGAGCGAATAACCTGCCGAAATTGTGCTGATAAAAATCAGCTGGGTTTCGATTTTTCGATGGCGTTTCAACCCATTATTAACTGCCACACGCAAAGCGTCTTTGGTTATGAAGCTTTGGTTAGAGGGCTGAATAACGAACCTGCTTTTTCTATCATTTCTCGTATTACCGACGAAAATCGTTATCTGTTTGATCAGTTGTGCCGCGTCAAAGCCATTTCGTTGGCGGCGAAGCTAGGCATCCAGTCTATGCTGAGCATCAACTTTCTTCCCAATGCGGTTTACCAACCTGAGCGCTGCATTCGCACCACGCTGGAAGCGGCGAAAAAGTATGATTTCCCGACTGAAAACATCATGTTTGAGTTTACCGAAGTGGAGAAAATCGAAGACAGCCAGCACGTTGAACGCATCGTCTCCTATTACCAATCGTTGGGCTTTAAAACCGCGGTCGACGATTTTGGCTCGGGTTATTCTGGTTTGAGTCTGCTGGCGGATTTTCAAACCAACATTGTCAAACTGGACATGGGTTTGATTCGTGATATTGACCGCGATACAACGCGCCAATCCATTGTCACGCACTGTTTGTCGATGTTTCGCGATCTCAATATTACCCCGCTCGCGGAAGGAATAGAGAGCGAGGGCGAATACCGTTGGCTAAAAGAGGCAGGGGTGGCGTTGATGCAAGGTTATTTTTTTGCCAAGCCCGGCTTTGAGAGTTTACCGAGCGTGAATTTTATTGACTAAATAACACCATAGGCTACAAGAAAAACCACCGTGGCATACGGTGGTTTTTCGTTTTAGCGTGGTGCAAATGACCATGACATAGTATTTAGCGGGGTAAAATTCGCCTGCGCCTCGGTATGGTAGAGCGAGATTTGTGTTGCGTTTGGCGGAGTAAAGATGCGCCCTGTCATCACTTTTTCTCCGTCATTGATGAAGATTTCCAGCGAAGAGTTATCGGCCAGAATGTGCAGTTTCACTTTGTCGGACGTGAGCGCGAGTTCGCGAATGGTATCACCTTGGCGAATCTCGGTGGCGCTGCGATCAAAACGCAGCACTCGCTGTTGTGCATCTAAAGCTAGCACCACGCGATGCTGCTCATCGTGCATTAAGTGCAGTTCGCTGCCCCAAGGCAGAGTCACTTGCAGCTCAAAACTTTTGCTGCCAAGCGTGATTGGCTGTGCGCTTAATGCCAGTGGTTGCGTTTCGCCGCGCAGAGCGTCCAGTTCGGCCGTTGGTTGCTGGATAATTTGACCTTTTTGCCAACGAAGTTCACGCAACGCGGTGAATTGGTGGATCCAGCCGTTATCACAACTTGGGTGATCAATTTCGTCGGGCAGCCCCATCCAGCCGCACATTACGCGGCGACCATCGGCGGTTTGTAGGCTTTGCGGGGCATAAAAATCAAAGCCAGCATCCAGTTCCCAACCCTGCAGAAAATGGAATCCGCCTTGCTCATCCTGCTCAACGCGAAAGATGCGGTTTTGGTGCACTATGGTGTGGTGTGGGTTATCAGAGGTGATGCCTTGGGGGCCGAACACGACAAACTGCTCACCATCGATCTCAAACCAATCCGGACATTCCCACATATAGCCATATGGCGCGAGTTCATCGCCGTAGAGCTTATCGAACTGCCACTCATGCAGATCCTCACTGTGGTATACCGCTAGCCTGCCTTGCAAATCTTGCGTCTGCGCGCCAAGCAACATGTGCCAACGCCCTTGTTTGAACACCACTTTGGGGTCGCGAATATGCTCGGTGACACCCGGCGGCAACGTGCGGATCACTGGCCCCATTTTTTCAAAAGCGCCATTTGCACTAAGGTGGGCCGCACACTGCATGGTTTGTCTGTCACGATCATGGCCAAGGCGTGTGTTGCCAGTGTAGAACAGCCACAAATCGTCGCCATCACTGACGGCATGACCAGAAAATACCCCGTGACTATCGAACCAATCTGAAGGGGTAAGGGCGATGGACTGCCAAGCCCAGTGGACGAGATCCGCGCTTTTCAGGTGTACCCAGTATTTGTCTTTGTGCTCGCAGGCAAAAGGGTACCATTGATAGAAAAGGTGATATTCGCCTTGATGGTAGACAAAGCCATTCGGATCGTTGAGTAAGCCTTGCGGCGGTGAAATGTGCCATTGTGGGCGATACGGGCAAGCGGTGGGTTGCAGATACTGCGAGGCTTGTTGGCGCTGGCGAGCAGCGATAGCCAAACCCACCTTTGCAAGATCCTCATCGCTGATGCTGGCATCGCGCGCCATCGACAGTTGCCATTCTCCGAGTACAGACTCGGCGCAGACAGCGTCGGGCTGTGTAACGCGCTTTGCGTCGATCACGGCAACCGTCACTTGCCCCTTCGGCGCCAAAATTCGTTGGATATTATCGAGCCCGCCGGCGAGTTCGATAAGCTTTTCTAGTGACATAACTTACCTAATAATAAATTCGGGAACGTTCTCAAAAATATAAAACAAAGCAGATTTAGGCAAGTCTTTCTGGCAAAAGAGGAGAGCAGAGTGTAGTGAGTGTGAGGCCGGGCACAGAAACCCGGCACAAAAGAGAAAAAACTGAGAGGGGAGCTCAGCAAGTTTCGCGGCTGATATTTTGGAAGGTAAGCACCACTTTACTCATCTCCTGACCGCGCCCCGCGATGCGTTCAAGTAGCATTTTTGCGGCATTTTCTCCCGCTTTATCAAAGGCATAGTTGAATGTTGAAAGTGAGGGTGTACTGACGTAAGCGAGTTCATCGTTCCCCACGCCCAGCACTTTGATCTGCTCGCCAACCCGAACGCCCTCTTCTTGCAAGGCTTTCACCGCCCCCACAGCCAAACGGTCGGTGGCGCAAAACAGGCCGTCGAGTTTAGGATGCGCTTTAAGCTGTTCTTTTGCTAAACGGTAGCCCGACTCAATAGAGAAATCGCTGCGAACATGGAACAAAAGCGCTTGTTGATGAAACGCCAAAGATTGCTCTAACCCCTGTGAGCGCAGCACATCCACGGCGATGTCATCCCTTTGTACACCAATAAAGCCGATCTGTGAGCAGCCCGCTTGGACTAAGCGATTACCGGCCTCAAAGCCGACACGCATATCATCGTGAACCACGCTGGGAATATTGTGCATGGAGCCATCTTGCCCAACCAGTACCACGGGCACGGCGGATTGTTGGATCGCTTTGACCAGCGGTGCGTCTAAATGGGTAGCGTAAAAGACAATGCCTTCGACACGCTTCTGGTTAAATATCTGAATATATTCAAGTTCTTTTTCATGAACTTGATGTGTATTGGCCAGCAGAACGTGTTTGCCTGCTTGTTCAAAAATGGCGGTGAGGCCATCCACACCTTGCGCCGTCGCATGGGAAGAGACGCGCGGTAC
This Vibrio navarrensis DNA region includes the following protein-coding sequences:
- a CDS encoding glycoside hydrolase family 32 protein, yielding MSLEKLIELAGGLDNIQRILAPKGQVTVAVIDAKRVTQPDAVCAESVLGEWQLSMARDASISDEDLAKVGLAIAARQRQQASQYLQPTACPYRPQWHISPPQGLLNDPNGFVYHQGEYHLFYQWYPFACEHKDKYWVHLKSADLVHWAWQSIALTPSDWFDSHGVFSGHAVSDGDDLWLFYTGNTRLGHDRDRQTMQCAAHLSANGAFEKMGPVIRTLPPGVTEHIRDPKVVFKQGRWHMLLGAQTQDLQGRLAVYHSEDLHEWQFDKLYGDELAPYGYMWECPDWFEIDGEQFVVFGPQGITSDNPHHTIVHQNRIFRVEQDEQGGFHFLQGWELDAGFDFYAPQSLQTADGRRVMCGWMGLPDEIDHPSCDNGWIHQFTALRELRWQKGQIIQQPTAELDALRGETQPLALSAQPITLGSKSFELQVTLPWGSELHLMHDEQHRVVLALDAQQRVLRFDRSATEIRQGDTIRELALTSDKVKLHILADNSSLEIFINDGEKVMTGRIFTPPNATQISLYHTEAQANFTPLNTMSWSFAPR
- a CDS encoding LacI family DNA-binding transcriptional regulator; amino-acid sequence: MASLHDVAKMAGVSKSTVSRVINDEYGVKESTKIKVLQAVAECGYVVNQVAKDLKSQKTNLIGVIVPRVSSHATAQGVDGLTAIFEQAGKHVLLANTHQVHEKELEYIQIFNQKRVEGIVFYATHLDAPLVKAIQQSAVPVVLVGQDGSMHNIPSVVHDDMRVGFEAGNRLVQAGCSQIGFIGVQRDDIAVDVLRSQGLEQSLAFHQQALLFHVRSDFSIESGYRLAKEQLKAHPKLDGLFCATDRLAVGAVKALQEEGVRVGEQIKVLGVGNDELAYVSTPSLSTFNYAFDKAGENAAKMLLERIAGRGQEMSKVVLTFQNISRETC
- a CDS encoding EAL domain-containing protein, with protein sequence MAEELMQGERITCRNCADKNQLGFDFSMAFQPIINCHTQSVFGYEALVRGLNNEPAFSIISRITDENRYLFDQLCRVKAISLAAKLGIQSMLSINFLPNAVYQPERCIRTTLEAAKKYDFPTENIMFEFTEVEKIEDSQHVERIVSYYQSLGFKTAVDDFGSGYSGLSLLADFQTNIVKLDMGLIRDIDRDTTRQSIVTHCLSMFRDLNITPLAEGIESEGEYRWLKEAGVALMQGYFFAKPGFESLPSVNFID